From Polynucleobacter sp. JS-JIR-II-b4, a single genomic window includes:
- the glyA gene encoding serine hydroxymethyltransferase, producing MFDHQNTLAKTDPQLWAAIQSENKRQEDHIELIASENYTSPAVMEAQGSQLTNKYAEGYPGKRYYGGCEFVDIAEQLAIDRVKALYGAEAANVQPHCGASANQAVFLAFLKPGDTFMGMSLAEGGHLTHGMALNMSGKWFNPISYGLDKNEAIDYEQMERLAREHKPKLIIAGASAYSLVIDWERIGKLAKEVGAIFMVDMAHYSGLIAAGVYPSPVPHADIVTSTTHKSLRGPRGGIILMKAEHEKAINSAVFPGLQGGPLMHVIAGKAAAFKEAQEPRFIDYQKQVIANAKALAETLIARGLRIVSGGTDSHVMLVDLRAKKMTGKEAERVLGEAHITCNKNGIPNDPEKPMVTSGIRLGSPAMTTRGFKEAEARQVGNFIADVLDNPNDADNIAKVRAQVSELTKRFPVYG from the coding sequence ATGTTTGACCATCAAAACACCTTAGCCAAAACCGATCCGCAATTATGGGCAGCTATTCAGAGCGAAAACAAGCGTCAGGAAGACCATATTGAGCTCATTGCTTCTGAGAACTACACCTCACCAGCGGTAATGGAAGCTCAAGGCTCCCAGTTAACCAATAAGTACGCCGAAGGTTATCCGGGCAAACGTTACTACGGCGGTTGTGAATTTGTAGACATTGCTGAGCAACTGGCGATTGATCGTGTAAAAGCGCTTTATGGCGCTGAAGCCGCAAACGTGCAACCGCATTGCGGCGCATCCGCCAATCAAGCGGTGTTCTTGGCCTTCTTAAAGCCAGGTGATACCTTTATGGGTATGAGCTTGGCCGAGGGTGGTCACTTAACTCATGGCATGGCTCTGAACATGAGTGGTAAATGGTTCAACCCTATTTCTTATGGCCTCGATAAAAATGAAGCAATCGACTATGAGCAAATGGAGCGTTTGGCACGTGAGCACAAACCTAAATTGATTATTGCTGGCGCATCTGCCTATTCTCTCGTCATTGATTGGGAGCGTATTGGTAAGTTAGCAAAAGAAGTGGGCGCGATTTTTATGGTGGACATGGCGCATTACTCTGGTTTGATTGCTGCTGGTGTTTATCCAAGCCCAGTGCCACATGCAGACATTGTTACTTCTACAACTCATAAGAGTTTGCGTGGTCCCCGTGGCGGCATCATCTTGATGAAGGCTGAGCACGAGAAGGCGATTAACTCCGCAGTCTTCCCAGGCTTGCAGGGCGGCCCTCTGATGCATGTAATTGCTGGTAAAGCCGCAGCATTTAAAGAGGCACAGGAGCCTAGATTTATTGATTATCAAAAGCAAGTGATTGCGAATGCAAAAGCACTTGCAGAAACTTTAATTGCTCGTGGATTGCGTATTGTTTCTGGCGGTACAGATTCTCACGTGATGTTAGTTGATTTGCGTGCCAAGAAAATGACCGGCAAAGAAGCTGAGCGTGTATTAGGCGAAGCGCATATCACTTGTAATAAGAATGGCATTCCAAATGATCCAGAAAAACCAATGGTGACGAGCGGTATTCGTTTGGGTTCACCAGCGATGACTACACGTGGATTTAAAGAAGCAGAAGCAAGACAAGTTGGAAACTTTATTGCTGACGTTTTGGATAATCCAAATGATGCAGACAACATTGCTAAGGTGCGTGCTCAAGTTTCTGAGCTCACTAAGCGTTTCCCGGTTTACGGTTAA
- the nrdR gene encoding transcriptional regulator NrdR, producing MRCPFCHNEDTQVLDTRVSDEGDAIRRRRRCAKCDKRFTTYERVELVLPAIVKKNGSRVEYSHDKLASSIKLALRKRPVSSDSVDESIARIEEKLLSLGEKEIPSERVGELVMRELKRLDKVAYIRFASVYRSFADIESFESALKELK from the coding sequence TTGCGCTGCCCCTTTTGCCATAATGAAGATACCCAGGTTCTCGATACCCGGGTATCAGACGAGGGCGATGCTATTCGCCGCCGCCGCCGTTGCGCCAAATGCGATAAGCGCTTTACAACTTATGAGCGCGTTGAATTAGTACTGCCAGCCATTGTTAAAAAGAACGGTAGCCGGGTTGAGTACAGTCACGATAAGCTAGCTAGTTCAATCAAGCTAGCGCTGCGTAAGCGCCCAGTATCTTCAGACTCCGTTGATGAATCTATTGCGCGTATTGAAGAGAAGCTTCTTAGTCTTGGTGAAAAAGAAATCCCGAGCGAGCGTGTAGGTGAGCTGGTGATGCGTGAGCTCAAACGTCTGGACAAAGTAGCCTACATCCGCTTTGCTTCGGTCTATAGAAGCTTTGCGGATATTGAATCTTTTGAGAGCGCTCTCAAAGAGCTGAAGTAA
- the galE gene encoding UDP-glucose 4-epimerase GalE: MKTILVTGGTGYIGSHTVVQLLNAGINVVILDNLCNSNKAVIQRIENLTNKSPYFVEGDIRDRTTLRHLFEQYSCDAVIHFAGLKAVGESEENPLKYFDNNVSGSVTLFEEMLRVNVNTLIFSSSATVYGNPGVVCYSESTPLQPINVYGQTKLMVEDILRSLKKSKPDFQIALLRYFNPVGAHESGQMGEDPFGTPNNLMPFISQVAIGTRPQLMVYGNNYPTPDGTGLRDYIHVEDLAAGHLAALNHLGPDNSFITVNLGTGRPYSVLEVIKSFEKASGKTIPYEVVGPRSGDLAEYYADPSFAKTVLGWEAKLGIDRMCADSWRWQKNNPKGYL, from the coding sequence ATGAAGACAATTTTAGTTACTGGCGGGACAGGCTATATCGGATCGCATACCGTAGTGCAGTTATTGAATGCTGGTATCAATGTGGTGATTTTGGATAACCTCTGTAACAGCAATAAAGCAGTTATCCAACGAATTGAAAACCTTACGAATAAGAGCCCCTATTTTGTTGAAGGGGATATTCGGGATCGGACAACCTTAAGACATTTATTTGAACAATATTCATGTGATGCGGTGATTCACTTTGCGGGATTAAAGGCGGTTGGTGAGTCTGAAGAAAATCCTTTGAAATATTTTGATAACAATGTCTCTGGAAGTGTGACCCTCTTTGAAGAAATGCTTCGGGTCAATGTCAATACCCTAATATTTTCATCCTCGGCTACCGTATATGGTAACCCAGGAGTTGTTTGTTATAGCGAAAGTACTCCGTTACAGCCAATTAATGTTTATGGTCAAACCAAATTGATGGTTGAGGATATTTTGCGATCCCTCAAAAAGTCAAAACCAGACTTTCAGATTGCATTACTACGCTATTTCAATCCGGTTGGTGCTCATGAATCCGGGCAAATGGGGGAAGACCCATTTGGAACCCCCAATAATTTGATGCCATTCATTTCTCAAGTGGCTATTGGTACGAGACCCCAGTTAATGGTTTACGGCAACAATTACCCAACACCAGATGGAACGGGCTTGAGAGACTATATTCATGTTGAAGATTTAGCTGCCGGGCATTTAGCTGCTTTAAATCATTTGGGCCCCGACAATTCGTTTATTACGGTCAACCTTGGCACAGGGAGGCCTTATAGCGTCCTTGAAGTCATTAAGTCGTTTGAGAAAGCTTCTGGCAAGACAATTCCGTATGAGGTCGTTGGACCTCGCTCTGGTGATTTAGCCGAGTACTATGCTGACCCTAGCTTTGCTAAAACAGTTTTGGGTTGGGAAGCTAAATTAGGTATTGATCGGATGTGCGCGGATTCGTGGAGATGGCAGAAAAATAACCCAAAGGGTTATCTATAA
- the adk gene encoding adenylate kinase, whose amino-acid sequence MRLILLGAPGAGKGTQAQFICEKFAIPQISTGDMLRAAVKAGTELGVAAKKIMDAGGLVSDDIIIGLVKDRLTQPDCSKGYLFDGFPRTIPQAQAMKDAGVPIDYVLEIDVPFDAIIDRMGGRRVHPASGRTYHIKYNPPKVAGKDDVTGDDLIQRDDDKEETVRKRLQVYDDQTRPLVEYYSSWAAQANSTDKVKAPAYRKVNGTGSVEDITTSIFAELE is encoded by the coding sequence ATGCGGTTGATTCTGCTCGGTGCACCAGGTGCTGGAAAAGGCACACAAGCTCAGTTCATTTGCGAAAAATTCGCTATTCCACAAATTTCCACAGGCGATATGTTGCGCGCTGCTGTGAAAGCGGGAACTGAACTCGGCGTTGCTGCTAAAAAAATTATGGATGCTGGCGGACTTGTTTCTGATGACATCATCATCGGCCTTGTGAAAGATCGCTTAACTCAACCTGATTGCAGCAAAGGTTATTTGTTTGATGGTTTTCCAAGAACCATTCCTCAAGCACAAGCCATGAAAGATGCTGGCGTTCCTATTGATTACGTTCTAGAAATCGATGTGCCATTTGATGCCATCATCGATCGCATGGGAGGACGTCGTGTTCACCCAGCTTCAGGTCGTACTTATCACATCAAGTACAACCCACCAAAGGTTGCGGGTAAAGACGATGTGACTGGTGATGATCTTATTCAGCGTGATGATGATAAAGAAGAAACTGTTCGTAAACGCTTACAGGTTTACGACGATCAGACCCGTCCATTAGTGGAGTACTACTCCTCATGGGCTGCGCAGGCCAACTCAACAGACAAGGTAAAAGCTCCAGCCTATCGCAAGGTGAATGGTACTGGCAGCGTCGAAGACATTACTACTTCGATTTTTGCTGAATTAGAGTAA
- the kdsB gene encoding 3-deoxy-manno-octulosonate cytidylyltransferase, whose translation MNADSKAPEFLVVIPARLGSTRLPRKPLADIGGKPMVIRVAERAKQSLAQSVVVATDSPEVQAACDEHRIECLLTGADHPTGTDRIAEVAQLLKLPNNALIVNVQGDEPLIPPELINQVASTLAQHKECAISTVAVPLTEASEINNPNVVKVVLNRLGEALYFSRAPIPFVRDLQANQKIEHLRHLGIYAYRADFLQAYTRLEPAPPEQAEALEQLRALWNGYRIAVHTASEAPPAGVDTLEDLERVRQLLARSWAN comes from the coding sequence ATGAACGCTGACTCCAAGGCTCCCGAATTTTTAGTTGTTATTCCAGCTAGACTAGGATCAACACGCTTACCGCGTAAACCTTTGGCGGACATTGGCGGCAAGCCTATGGTGATCCGCGTAGCTGAACGTGCCAAGCAATCACTTGCACAAAGCGTAGTGGTAGCTACTGATTCACCAGAGGTACAAGCCGCTTGTGATGAGCACCGCATCGAGTGCTTACTGACTGGCGCAGATCACCCAACAGGAACCGATCGCATTGCAGAGGTAGCGCAGTTACTCAAATTACCCAACAATGCATTAATCGTGAATGTACAAGGTGATGAGCCTCTCATTCCTCCAGAACTCATTAATCAAGTTGCTAGCACTTTGGCGCAGCATAAAGAGTGCGCCATCTCCACAGTAGCCGTACCCCTTACTGAAGCATCAGAGATCAATAATCCCAATGTGGTGAAAGTAGTGCTGAATCGCTTAGGTGAGGCACTGTATTTTTCAAGAGCGCCGATTCCTTTTGTGAGAGATCTTCAAGCCAATCAAAAAATAGAGCATTTACGCCATTTGGGGATTTATGCCTATCGAGCTGACTTTTTACAGGCCTATACCCGCCTAGAACCAGCACCCCCAGAGCAAGCTGAAGCATTAGAGCAATTACGCGCCCTGTGGAATGGCTATCGCATAGCTGTTCATACCGCATCAGAAGCACCCCCAGCTGGGGTTGATACCCTAGAAGACCTTGAAAGAGTACGTCAGTTACTGGCTCGCTCCTGGGCTAACTGA
- a CDS encoding Trm112 family protein, with product MDKRLLNILVCPLCKSQLHLDAEKHELICKADRLAYPIRDDVPVMLVDEARSISADEIV from the coding sequence ATGGATAAACGACTGCTCAATATTTTGGTTTGCCCTTTGTGCAAAAGCCAACTGCATTTAGATGCCGAGAAACATGAACTTATTTGCAAAGCAGACCGCTTGGCTTACCCCATTCGAGATGATGTGCCAGTGATGCTTGTTGATGAAGCACGCAGCATAAGCGCTGATGAAATCGTTTAA
- the lpxK gene encoding tetraacyldisaccharide 4'-kinase: MSFSFFRKAPKFWERRGPTSLFLWPISWLYGLVIRVRKLIQDTGLVKQKPASVPVIIVGNIRVGGTGKTPIVIALAERLQQLGWRPGIISRGYGSSAQTTPLQVSSHSEPSLVGDEPVLIAKRTHDQFPIWVFPKRQKSIRSLLKHSPDVNVIISDDGLQHSGLARWPAREGGRDIEFVVRDGRGEGNRFLLPAGPLREPATRGRDATLFTGKTKGSESRSGHQEEYFLGRRAFSLQGNLGNAYQLINPTNTQTLAQIADSYLPNKITAVAALGNPQRFFDDLLKQGIAGKSIPLSDHATFTPEFFTKINAQCILITEKDAVKCAAIADERIWVVPMNLTLPDSLADWLQSILQRPDPYRYTL; this comes from the coding sequence ATGTCATTTTCTTTTTTCCGTAAAGCGCCCAAGTTTTGGGAAAGACGAGGTCCTACTAGCCTATTCTTATGGCCAATTTCTTGGCTGTATGGCTTGGTGATACGCGTACGAAAATTGATTCAGGATACCGGCCTAGTAAAACAAAAGCCTGCTTCAGTACCAGTCATTATTGTGGGTAATATTCGCGTAGGCGGAACAGGAAAGACACCCATCGTCATTGCTTTAGCAGAGCGCCTGCAACAACTTGGCTGGAGACCCGGCATCATTAGCAGAGGCTATGGTTCTTCTGCACAAACCACTCCATTGCAAGTTAGCAGTCATTCTGAACCATCTTTGGTGGGTGATGAACCTGTATTAATTGCAAAACGTACGCATGATCAATTTCCGATCTGGGTATTTCCAAAGCGTCAGAAAAGTATTCGGTCTTTACTCAAGCATTCACCAGATGTGAATGTCATCATCAGCGATGACGGCCTTCAACATAGCGGGTTAGCCCGCTGGCCTGCTCGCGAGGGTGGTCGCGATATCGAATTTGTAGTGCGTGATGGACGGGGCGAGGGCAATCGCTTTTTACTGCCGGCCGGTCCTTTGCGCGAACCAGCTACACGTGGACGTGATGCGACTTTATTTACTGGAAAAACAAAAGGTTCTGAATCCAGGTCTGGCCATCAGGAAGAATACTTTTTGGGGCGCCGTGCATTTTCGCTGCAGGGCAATTTGGGAAATGCCTATCAATTGATCAACCCAACAAATACACAGACGCTTGCTCAGATTGCCGATAGTTATTTACCTAATAAGATTACTGCTGTTGCCGCCCTGGGTAATCCACAACGCTTTTTTGATGATTTGCTCAAACAAGGTATTGCCGGCAAATCCATTCCTCTCTCAGATCACGCAACCTTCACTCCTGAGTTCTTTACCAAGATCAATGCGCAATGCATCCTCATTACCGAAAAAGATGCCGTGAAATGCGCAGCGATTGCAGACGAGCGTATTTGGGTGGTCCCAATGAATCTCACCCTCCCAGATAGTCTGGCTGACTGGCTGCAATCTATCCTACAAAGACCGGATCCTTATCGCTACACCTTGTAG
- a CDS encoding biopolymer transporter ExbD, whose translation MSWLDTHPQAKRRFSLGAGVSDSSAASIEPEINLIPFIDVLLVVLIFLMISTTFTRYQELAITLPTANGSESQAEIKQIHIAVSRDGRFAVNGKVTDRSQLGYALTQLNGQSSQKDGANSLQVNIDADARAPHQAVMSALEAARDANLSNIVFSSQFSNQTKK comes from the coding sequence ATGAGTTGGTTAGATACACACCCACAAGCTAAGAGAAGATTTTCTCTGGGGGCAGGCGTTAGTGACTCTAGCGCTGCATCAATAGAACCAGAAATTAATCTCATTCCTTTTATTGATGTGCTCTTAGTAGTGCTGATCTTCTTAATGATCTCCACAACTTTTACACGCTATCAAGAATTAGCTATTACCTTACCCACTGCCAATGGCAGTGAAAGCCAAGCAGAGATAAAGCAAATTCATATTGCAGTCAGTCGTGATGGCCGCTTTGCGGTTAATGGCAAAGTCACCGATCGATCACAACTCGGTTATGCGCTAACTCAGCTCAATGGACAAAGCTCTCAGAAAGATGGCGCCAACTCTTTGCAGGTCAACATCGATGCTGATGCAAGAGCGCCCCACCAGGCGGTCATGAGCGCGCTTGAGGCGGCACGCGATGCCAATCTCTCTAATATTGTCTTTAGCAGCCAATTTAGTAATCAAACTAAGAAATAA
- a CDS encoding MotA/TolQ/ExbB proton channel family protein: MYSILLSAGWPIWPLLIISIIGLAIALERTWYLRQTHIFPKNSLESVFSLANQIVGSKSPVSEQQIAALASLSPASPLLACALKEKLSGSSSEAALEELQASAQATWQNLDRYLGALATIATIAPLLGLFGTVVGMIEIFGSQGAMNGTAGSPQQLAHGISVALYNTAFGLLIAIPALAAWRGLRAMANQRQRECEEFTRQLFKKLYPNTPNVPNNAIDTSK, encoded by the coding sequence ATGTACTCCATCTTACTATCCGCTGGCTGGCCCATTTGGCCCCTCTTGATTATTTCCATTATTGGCCTGGCTATTGCCTTAGAGCGAACCTGGTATCTACGACAAACCCATATTTTTCCCAAAAACAGTCTGGAAAGTGTCTTTTCTCTTGCAAATCAGATTGTTGGGAGCAAATCCCCAGTTTCTGAACAGCAGATTGCAGCATTAGCCAGCCTTTCCCCAGCAAGCCCTTTATTGGCATGCGCACTAAAAGAAAAATTGTCTGGCAGTAGTTCCGAGGCTGCTTTAGAAGAATTACAGGCTAGCGCACAAGCGACTTGGCAAAATTTAGATCGCTACCTTGGCGCGCTAGCTACGATTGCGACGATTGCCCCTTTGCTTGGTTTATTTGGCACAGTGGTTGGCATGATTGAAATTTTTGGTAGCCAAGGCGCAATGAATGGCACTGCGGGTAGCCCGCAACAATTGGCGCATGGTATCTCAGTGGCGTTGTACAACACTGCATTTGGATTATTGATCGCCATTCCAGCGCTTGCTGCATGGAGAGGTCTACGTGCAATGGCCAATCAACGTCAACGCGAATGCGAAGAATTTACGCGTCAACTATTTAAGAAGCTCTATCCAAACACTCCAAACGTTCCAAACAACGCTATTGATACTTCAAAATGA
- the xseA gene encoding exodeoxyribonuclease VII large subunit, producing the protein MSEISREILSVGDLNRAIAASLEDRFDAVWVSGEISNFKAYDSGHWYFSLKDEEGQIRCVMFRGRNGQVGFMPQSGDLVEVSANLGMYVPRGDIQLTIQTLRRAGMGGLYEAFLKLKAKLAKEGLFDDERKREIPTHPRSIGIITSPQAAALKDVLSTLARRAPHIPIVIYPTLVQGPDAPAGIVASLKAANKEKAVDVILLVRGGGSIEDLWAFNDEQLAYAIADSSIPVVSGVGHETDFTIADFVADLRAPTPTGAAELAAPRRDQMLQELDAIMQALLQRISQRVEREAQTLDQLALRLSHALPNPDRMREQIYGWQQRLNQAWSVRMENWKRNQVHYQSQLEMLNPQRTLERGYAVILSKNKEELHAVRKPNELVTDQEYEIQVAEGSVTVELAKVARVK; encoded by the coding sequence ATGTCGGAAATATCAAGGGAAATTCTAAGTGTCGGTGATCTAAACCGCGCCATTGCTGCCTCTTTGGAGGATCGTTTCGATGCCGTTTGGGTTAGCGGGGAGATTTCGAACTTTAAAGCTTATGACAGTGGGCACTGGTATTTCTCTTTGAAAGACGAAGAGGGGCAGATTCGCTGTGTCATGTTCCGTGGCCGTAATGGTCAGGTCGGGTTTATGCCGCAATCCGGAGATTTGGTTGAGGTAAGCGCCAATCTGGGTATGTATGTTCCTCGCGGAGATATTCAGCTCACCATTCAGACTTTACGTCGCGCAGGTATGGGTGGACTTTATGAAGCCTTCTTAAAACTCAAAGCCAAACTCGCTAAAGAAGGTTTGTTTGATGATGAGCGCAAACGCGAGATCCCAACGCATCCAAGATCCATTGGCATCATCACATCACCACAAGCAGCTGCACTCAAAGATGTCTTAAGCACTTTGGCAAGAAGAGCGCCGCATATTCCGATTGTGATTTATCCAACCTTGGTTCAGGGTCCCGATGCTCCCGCTGGAATTGTTGCATCACTCAAAGCTGCTAATAAAGAAAAAGCAGTTGATGTCATCTTGCTGGTGCGCGGTGGTGGCAGCATTGAAGATCTGTGGGCATTTAATGATGAGCAACTCGCTTATGCGATTGCAGATTCATCCATCCCGGTCGTAAGCGGCGTTGGACATGAAACTGATTTCACGATTGCTGACTTTGTTGCTGACCTGCGTGCACCAACGCCGACGGGTGCGGCAGAGCTTGCGGCGCCACGTAGGGATCAAATGTTGCAAGAACTTGATGCCATCATGCAGGCCTTGCTTCAGCGCATCAGTCAGCGAGTTGAGCGCGAGGCACAAACCTTAGATCAATTGGCTTTGAGACTCAGTCATGCCTTGCCCAACCCGGACCGCATGCGTGAACAAATTTATGGCTGGCAGCAACGATTAAACCAAGCGTGGTCAGTGCGCATGGAAAACTGGAAGCGTAATCAAGTGCACTATCAATCTCAGTTAGAGATGCTCAATCCACAGAGAACGTTGGAGCGTGGATATGCGGTGATACTGAGTAAAAACAAAGAAGAGTTGCATGCAGTGCGCAAACCAAATGAACTGGTTACGGATCAAGAATATGAAATACAGGTTGCCGAGGGTAGTGTGACAGTAGAGTTAGCTAAAGTCGCTCGTGTGAAGTAG
- the murB gene encoding UDP-N-acetylmuramate dehydrogenase — translation MNRAQNAPQPAKLIPNLGLKHRNTFGFDASAELAYEITAPEQIPGVIAEVAEKKLPWRVLGGGSNVILPSTLPGATLLMNIAGQEIISSDDKASYLAVGGGVNWHELVAWTLENDLPGLENLALIPGTVGAAPIQNIGAYGVEVADYIDSIEAFDTKEHAFVTLQNEACHFAYRDSYFKKNPYRFIVTKVVFKLPKAWQARIHYADLAKQFSENSSLSPEDIFLAVCKVRTHKLPDPKVIGNAGSFFQNPVVPIEQYETLLKTHSDLVSYPDAAGKRKLAAGWLIDQCGFKGQRMGSVGVYENQALVLVNHGGGTAQDILGLAKCIQEKVHDKFGVSLQIEPNIL, via the coding sequence ATGAACCGTGCTCAAAATGCGCCCCAGCCCGCAAAATTGATCCCAAATTTGGGATTGAAGCACCGCAACACCTTTGGCTTTGACGCTAGCGCGGAACTGGCCTACGAAATTACCGCGCCCGAGCAAATTCCGGGAGTAATCGCAGAGGTTGCTGAAAAAAAACTGCCATGGCGGGTTTTAGGCGGGGGTAGCAATGTCATTCTCCCAAGCACTTTGCCAGGTGCCACCCTCCTCATGAATATCGCTGGGCAAGAAATCATTTCCTCCGATGACAAGGCAAGCTATCTAGCAGTCGGTGGTGGTGTTAACTGGCATGAACTCGTTGCCTGGACGCTCGAGAATGATTTGCCTGGTTTAGAAAACCTAGCACTTATCCCTGGGACAGTTGGGGCAGCACCCATCCAGAACATCGGCGCCTATGGTGTAGAAGTTGCAGATTACATAGACAGCATTGAAGCCTTTGATACAAAAGAGCATGCCTTTGTCACCCTCCAAAATGAGGCGTGCCACTTTGCTTACCGCGATAGCTACTTCAAGAAAAATCCCTACCGCTTTATTGTGACAAAGGTCGTTTTTAAACTGCCTAAAGCTTGGCAGGCGCGTATCCACTATGCAGATCTTGCAAAGCAATTTTCTGAGAACTCCAGCCTAAGTCCTGAAGATATCTTCTTAGCGGTATGTAAAGTGCGTACTCATAAGCTGCCAGATCCCAAGGTGATTGGTAATGCTGGGAGCTTCTTTCAGAACCCTGTAGTTCCTATTGAGCAGTATGAAACTTTGCTTAAGACTCATTCAGATCTAGTGTCTTATCCAGACGCAGCCGGTAAGCGCAAACTCGCAGCCGGTTGGCTAATTGATCAATGCGGCTTTAAGGGCCAACGTATGGGCTCGGTTGGTGTTTATGAAAATCAAGCGCTTGTACTAGTCAATCATGGTGGCGGTACCGCTCAAGACATTCTGGGCTTGGCCAAATGCATTCAGGAAAAAGTGCACGATAAATTTGGTGTTAGCTTACAGATTGAACCGAACATCCTCTAG
- a CDS encoding YajQ family cyclic di-GMP-binding protein: MPTFDVVCEPDMVELKNAIEQSNKEITNRFDFKGSDSRVEQKDEALILFGDDDFKLGQVRDVLINKMAKRNVDVRYLKDEKTETIGSDKRKQTMKIQKGITSDLAKKVVRIIKDSKLKVQASIQGDAVRVTGAKRDDLQETMALLKKEVTEAPLGFNNFRD; the protein is encoded by the coding sequence ATGCCAACATTTGACGTAGTTTGTGAGCCTGACATGGTTGAGCTCAAAAATGCCATCGAGCAATCAAATAAAGAAATTACCAATCGTTTTGACTTCAAGGGGTCTGATAGCCGTGTTGAACAAAAAGACGAGGCACTCATTTTATTTGGTGATGACGATTTTAAATTAGGTCAAGTGCGTGATGTCTTGATTAATAAAATGGCTAAGCGCAATGTGGATGTGCGTTATCTCAAAGATGAGAAAACAGAAACCATTGGTAGCGATAAGCGTAAGCAAACGATGAAGATTCAAAAAGGGATCACTTCGGACTTAGCAAAAAAAGTTGTGCGCATCATTAAAGACAGCAAGCTCAAAGTACAAGCCAGTATTCAGGGTGATGCAGTGCGTGTCACGGGTGCAAAGCGTGATGACTTACAAGAAACAATGGCCTTGCTTAAAAAAGAAGTAACAGAAGCGCCATTGGGCTTTAATAATTTCCGTGACTAA
- a CDS encoding CopG family antitoxin has protein sequence MKMLKPIPIFQSELDERRFWEMNDASDYFDLNKALRVATPNLRPHSATMKSQVGVFGKLI, from the coding sequence ATGAAGATGCTTAAACCCATTCCTATATTTCAATCAGAACTTGATGAAAGACGGTTTTGGGAAATGAATGATGCTTCTGATTATTTTGATTTAAATAAAGCATTAAGAGTGGCAACACCAAATCTAAGACCCCACTCTGCGACTATGAAGTCTCAAGTTGGGGTATTTGGAAAATTGATATAG
- a CDS encoding type II toxin-antitoxin system PemK/MazF family toxin, with product MSQAWMLPAPGDIVWCLFPEVPDSEPGPKPRPAIVLSVERRDDGNQVSVVYGTSQNLTRLKAGEVAITQTKNPAAYALAGLAYDTKFDFKMIVDLPWSERYFKVPARSPHGNTPKLGTLHATILRAVEAAYRAASNR from the coding sequence ATGAGTCAGGCTTGGATGTTGCCAGCACCTGGCGATATCGTTTGGTGTTTGTTTCCAGAAGTTCCTGATAGTGAGCCAGGACCCAAACCCAGACCAGCCATTGTCCTGAGTGTCGAGCGTAGGGATGATGGCAATCAGGTCAGCGTGGTGTATGGAACATCCCAAAATCTGACAAGGCTCAAAGCTGGCGAAGTAGCAATAACCCAGACCAAGAATCCAGCTGCTTACGCACTAGCTGGATTGGCTTACGACACAAAGTTTGATTTCAAGATGATTGTGGATCTGCCGTGGTCTGAGCGCTATTTCAAAGTGCCCGCTAGAAGCCCGCATGGCAATACACCCAAGCTAGGCACCTTGCACGCAACTATTCTTCGCGCTGTTGAAGCGGCTTATCGTGCAGCATCAAATCGATAG